One stretch of Streptomyces sp. R21 DNA includes these proteins:
- the rpmF gene encoding 50S ribosomal protein L32: protein MAVPKRKMSRSNTRHRRSQWKAAVPTLVACERCHEPKLQHIACPACGTYNKRQVLEV from the coding sequence GTGGCTGTTCCGAAGCGGAAGATGTCGCGCAGCAACACGCGCCACCGCCGGTCGCAGTGGAAGGCTGCGGTCCCCACCCTGGTTGCGTGCGAGCGCTGCCACGAGCCCAAGCTGCAGCACATCGCGTGCCCCGCTTGCGGCACCTACAACAAGCGCCAGGTCCTCGAGGTCTGA
- a CDS encoding DUF177 domain-containing protein codes for MALNARLDHRNPLVFDTHELGRRPGALQRLTRTIDAPKDFGIEGVIGVPEGAPVELELRLESVMEGVLVTGTARALAKGECVRCLEPLELALETDFQEMFSYPDADDRGRPKAEPADDAEEDEDTLFIEDGLFDLEPVLRDAVVLALPMQPVDQDDCPGLCSQCGVRLADDPDHHHDAVDIRWAALQGLAGSSGDGEKDELSGDAPLSAPVDEKQEK; via the coding sequence ATGGCCCTGAACGCCCGCCTTGACCACCGCAACCCTCTCGTGTTCGACACACACGAGCTGGGGCGGCGTCCTGGCGCGCTGCAGCGCCTGACCCGCACGATCGACGCTCCCAAGGACTTCGGTATCGAGGGAGTCATCGGAGTGCCGGAAGGCGCCCCGGTGGAACTTGAGCTCCGGCTCGAGTCGGTCATGGAAGGGGTGCTTGTCACAGGCACCGCCCGTGCACTGGCCAAGGGGGAGTGCGTAAGGTGTCTGGAGCCGCTAGAGCTGGCGCTCGAAACGGACTTCCAGGAGATGTTCTCGTACCCTGACGCCGACGACCGGGGCCGCCCCAAAGCGGAACCGGCCGACGACGCCGAGGAAGACGAGGACACGCTCTTCATCGAGGACGGCCTGTTCGACCTCGAACCCGTGCTGCGTGATGCGGTAGTGCTCGCACTGCCGATGCAGCCGGTGGATCAGGACGACTGCCCCGGCCTGTGCTCCCAGTGCGGAGTGCGGCTCGCGGACGACCCGGACCACCACCACGACGCCGTCGACATCCGTTGGGCGGCACTGCAGGGACTCGCTGGTTCATCCGGAGACGGCGAGAAGGACGAGTTGAGCGGCGACGCGCCTCTATCAGCGCCCGTCGACGAGAAGCAGGAGAAGTAG
- the coaD gene encoding pantetheine-phosphate adenylyltransferase: MRRAVCPGSYDPVTNGHLDIIARASKLYDVVHVVVMINQAKKGLFTVEERLELLRQVTADYGNVEVESFHGLLVDFCKERDIPAIVKGLRAVSDFDYELQMAQMNNGLSGVETLFVPTNPTYSFLSSSLVKEVATWGGDVSHLVPPPVLEALKGRLKKD, translated from the coding sequence TTGCGCCGCGCCGTCTGTCCCGGGTCGTACGACCCTGTGACCAATGGACACCTCGACATCATTGCCCGCGCCTCCAAGCTGTACGACGTGGTGCATGTCGTCGTGATGATCAATCAGGCCAAGAAGGGCCTGTTCACCGTGGAGGAGCGCCTCGAACTGCTCCGCCAGGTCACCGCCGACTACGGCAACGTGGAGGTGGAGTCGTTCCACGGACTCCTCGTCGACTTCTGCAAGGAGCGCGACATCCCGGCCATCGTCAAGGGCCTGCGCGCCGTCAGTGACTTCGACTACGAGCTGCAGATGGCCCAGATGAACAACGGCCTGTCGGGTGTGGAGACCCTCTTCGTCCCCACCAACCCCACCTACAGCTTCCTGTCGTCCTCCCTCGTCAAGGAGGTCGCGACCTGGGGCGGCGACGTGTCCCACCTGGTGCCGCCGCCGGTTCTCGAAGCACTCAAGGGGCGCCTGAAGAAGGACTGA
- the rsmD gene encoding 16S rRNA (guanine(966)-N(2))-methyltransferase RsmD, producing the protein MTRVIAGLAGGRRLAVPPGTGTRPTSDRAREGLFSTWQSLLGAPLRGERVLDLYAGSGAVGLEALSRGAGHTLLVEADARAARVIRENVKSLGLPGAEVRSGKAEQIIQGAAPTAPYDLIFLDPPYAVSDADLREILLTLRTQGWLAAEALVTVERSTRGGEFGWPDGFDAIRARRYGEGTFWYGRAASTCEDAR; encoded by the coding sequence ATGACCCGCGTGATCGCCGGCCTGGCCGGCGGACGCCGACTGGCCGTCCCGCCGGGAACCGGCACCCGCCCCACCTCCGACCGGGCGCGCGAGGGCCTCTTCTCCACGTGGCAGTCCCTGCTCGGCGCCCCCCTGCGCGGCGAGCGCGTGCTCGATCTCTACGCCGGTTCGGGCGCCGTGGGCCTGGAGGCGCTCAGCCGCGGCGCCGGCCACACCCTCCTCGTGGAGGCCGACGCCCGCGCCGCCCGGGTCATCCGGGAGAACGTGAAGTCACTGGGCCTGCCCGGCGCCGAGGTCAGGTCGGGCAAAGCGGAACAGATCATCCAGGGCGCGGCGCCGACAGCACCGTACGACCTGATTTTCCTCGACCCGCCGTACGCCGTCTCGGACGCCGATCTCCGCGAGATCCTGCTCACACTCCGCACGCAGGGGTGGCTCGCGGCCGAAGCCCTCGTCACCGTGGAGCGCAGCACCAGAGGGGGCGAATTCGGCTGGCCGGACGGCTTCGACGCGATCCGGGCCCGTCGTTACGGCGAGGGAACGTTTTGGTACGGTCGCGCCGCCTCTACGTGCGAAGACGCACGATGA
- the rnc gene encoding ribonuclease III: MSDAKADSNAKKKADNTASSHTLLEGRLGYKLESALLVRALTHRSYAYENGGLPTNERLEFLGDSVLGLVVTDTLYRTHPDLPEGQLAKLRAAVVNSRALAEVGRGLELGSFIRLGRGEEGTGGRDKASILADTLEAVIGAVYLDQGLDAAGELVHRLFDPLIEKSSNLGAGLDWKTSLQELTATEGLGVPEYLVSETGPDHEKTFTAAARVGGVSYGTGTGRSKKEAEQQAAESAWRAIRSAADERAKSARAAEQAAQAAEASAQVTEETVDTDTPSVPASDPATA; encoded by the coding sequence ATGTCTGACGCCAAGGCGGATTCAAACGCCAAGAAAAAGGCGGACAACACAGCCTCGTCCCACACGCTTCTGGAAGGGCGGCTCGGGTACAAGCTCGAGTCCGCCCTTCTGGTGCGTGCGCTGACCCACCGTTCGTACGCATACGAGAACGGCGGTCTGCCGACCAACGAGCGTCTGGAGTTCCTCGGGGACTCCGTACTCGGCCTCGTGGTCACGGACACGCTGTATCGCACCCACCCCGACCTGCCCGAAGGCCAACTGGCCAAGTTGCGGGCCGCGGTGGTCAACTCGCGTGCGCTGGCGGAGGTCGGTCGTGGTCTCGAACTGGGCTCCTTCATCCGGCTCGGCCGTGGTGAAGAGGGCACGGGAGGCCGGGACAAGGCGTCCATCCTCGCCGACACCCTTGAAGCGGTGATCGGCGCTGTCTATCTCGACCAGGGTCTCGACGCGGCGGGCGAACTCGTCCACCGTCTCTTCGACCCGCTGATCGAGAAGTCATCGAATCTCGGTGCCGGCCTGGACTGGAAGACCAGTCTCCAGGAGCTCACCGCGACCGAGGGGCTCGGGGTTCCCGAGTACCTGGTCTCGGAGACCGGTCCGGATCACGAGAAGACCTTTACTGCTGCCGCCCGCGTCGGAGGCGTCTCGTACGGCACCGGCACCGGCCGCAGCAAGAAGGAGGCGGAGCAGCAGGCCGCGGAGTCCGCGTGGCGTGCGATCCGTTCCGCCGCGGACGAACGCGCGAAGTCGGCCCGGGCCGCCGAGCAGGCAGCCCAGGCTGCCGAGGCGTCGGCCCAGGTCACCGAGGAGACTGTCGACACCGACACCCCCTCGGTTCCGGCGAGCGACCCGGCCACGGCCTGA
- a CDS encoding winged helix-turn-helix transcriptional regulator, giving the protein MENLAQAAERTESGESTAFDDVRDLAFDVFARSCPSRGTLEHVTGRWGALTLGALHDGSFRFNELRRRVDGVSEKMLSQTLHALERDGLVHREAQPTNPPRVDYRLTPLGEEIAERLLGLIRFVEGRMDDVLAARESYDEARGAR; this is encoded by the coding sequence ATGGAAAACCTCGCGCAGGCCGCTGAACGCACCGAGAGCGGCGAGAGCACCGCGTTCGACGATGTCAGGGACCTCGCGTTCGACGTGTTCGCCAGGAGCTGCCCGTCCCGGGGCACGCTGGAGCACGTCACCGGACGCTGGGGGGCGCTCACGCTGGGCGCGCTGCACGACGGCTCGTTCCGCTTCAACGAACTGCGCCGGCGCGTCGACGGCGTCAGCGAGAAGATGCTCTCCCAGACCCTGCACGCGCTGGAGCGCGACGGCCTGGTGCACCGCGAGGCACAGCCCACCAATCCGCCGCGCGTCGACTACCGGCTCACACCGCTCGGCGAGGAGATCGCCGAGCGCCTGCTGGGCCTCATCCGCTTCGTGGAGGGCCGGATGGACGACGTCCTGGCGGCCCGCGAGTCCTACGACGAGGCGCGCGGCGCCCGCTGA
- the smc gene encoding chromosome segregation protein SMC translates to MHLKALTLRGFKSFASATTLRFEPGITCVVGPNGSGKSNVVDALSWVMGEQGAKSLRGGKMEDVIFAGTTGRPPLGRAEVSLTIDNSDGALPIEYAEVTITRIMFRNGGSEYQINGDTCRLLDIQELLSDSGIGREMHVIVGQGQLDSVLHADPMGRRAFIEEAAGVLKHRKRKEKALRKLDAMQANLARVQDLTDELRRQLKPLGRQAAVARRAAVIQADLRDARLRLLADDLVRLRSALQTEVADEAALKERKDAAEAELKKALQREALLEDEVRQLTPRLQRAQQTWYELSQLAERVRGTVSLADARVKSASSAPPEERRGREPEDMEREAARIREQEAELEAALEAAEHALEDTVAHRADLERELTAEERRLKDVARAIADRREGLARLNGQVNAARSRAASAQAEIDRLAAARDEAQERAVTAQEEYEQLKAEVDGLDAGDEELSARHDEARHALAEAEAALTAAREAATTAERRRAATRARHEALALGLRRKDGTGALLGAKDRLTGLLGPAAELLSVAPGYEVPLAAAFGTAADAIAVTTPAAAAEAIRLLRKQDAGRAALLLAGTADVPLEERHDGPPYAADLVRGPEELMPAVRRLLRGIVVVGTLEDAEDLVYARPEVTAVTAEGDLLGAHFAHGGSAGAPSLLEVQASVDEAAAELEELAVRCEELAGAQHRAAERRGECAGLVEELGERRRAAEREKSSVAQQLGRLAGQARGAAGEAERSTAAAVRAQDALDRALEEAEELAERLAVAEEMPVEEEPDTGVRDRLAADGANARQTEMEARLQVRTHEERVKGLAGRADSLDRAARAEREARARAEQRRARLRHEAAVAEAVASGARQLLAHVEVSLARAEEERTAADAAKARREQELGQARARGRDLKAELDKLTDSVHRGEVLGAEKRLRIEQLESKALEELGVEPAGLVADYGPDQLVPPSLPAEGEELPEDPEHPRNQPRQFHRAEQEKRLKSAERAYQQLGKVNPLALEEFAALEERHKFLSEQLEDLKKTRADLLQVVKEVDERVEQVFTEAYRDTAVQFEGVFSRLFPGGEGRLILTDPDNMLTTGVDVEARPPGKKVKRLSLLSGGERSLTAVALLVSIFKARPSPFYVMDEVEAALDDTNLQRLIRIMQELQEASQLIVITHQKRTMEVADALYGVSMQGDGVSKVISQRLR, encoded by the coding sequence GTGCACCTCAAGGCCCTGACCCTGCGCGGGTTCAAATCGTTCGCCTCGGCCACCACGCTGCGGTTCGAGCCGGGCATCACGTGCGTCGTCGGTCCCAACGGCTCGGGCAAGTCCAATGTCGTGGACGCGCTCAGCTGGGTGATGGGCGAACAGGGTGCCAAGTCGCTGCGCGGCGGCAAGATGGAGGACGTCATCTTCGCCGGCACCACCGGTCGGCCGCCGCTCGGCCGGGCCGAGGTGTCTCTCACCATCGACAACTCCGACGGCGCGCTGCCCATCGAGTACGCCGAGGTCACCATCACGCGGATCATGTTCCGCAACGGCGGCAGCGAGTACCAGATCAACGGCGACACCTGCCGCCTCCTCGACATCCAGGAACTGCTGTCCGACTCCGGCATCGGCCGCGAGATGCACGTCATCGTCGGCCAGGGCCAGCTCGACTCCGTTCTGCACGCCGATCCGATGGGCCGCCGCGCCTTCATCGAGGAGGCCGCGGGCGTCCTCAAGCACCGCAAGCGCAAGGAGAAGGCGCTGCGGAAGCTGGACGCGATGCAGGCCAACCTCGCGCGTGTGCAGGACCTGACGGACGAGCTCAGAAGGCAGCTCAAACCCCTTGGGCGGCAGGCCGCCGTCGCCCGCCGCGCCGCCGTCATCCAGGCCGACCTGCGCGACGCCCGGCTGCGGCTGCTCGCCGACGATCTCGTACGACTCCGCAGCGCGTTGCAGACCGAGGTGGCCGACGAGGCCGCGCTCAAGGAACGCAAGGACGCCGCCGAGGCCGAGCTGAAGAAGGCACTCCAGCGCGAAGCGCTGCTGGAGGACGAGGTACGGCAGCTCACCCCGCGCCTCCAGCGCGCCCAGCAGACCTGGTACGAGCTGTCGCAGCTCGCCGAGCGGGTGCGCGGCACGGTCTCGCTGGCCGACGCCCGCGTCAAGAGCGCCTCGTCCGCTCCGCCCGAGGAGCGGCGCGGGCGCGAGCCCGAGGACATGGAGCGCGAGGCCGCCCGGATCCGCGAGCAGGAGGCCGAGCTCGAAGCGGCTCTGGAGGCGGCCGAGCATGCGCTGGAGGACACGGTCGCGCACCGCGCCGACCTGGAGCGCGAGTTGACGGCCGAGGAGCGGCGCCTGAAGGACGTGGCCCGCGCGATCGCCGACCGCCGCGAGGGGCTCGCCCGGCTGAACGGCCAGGTCAACGCCGCCCGTTCGCGGGCCGCCTCCGCCCAGGCCGAGATCGACCGGCTCGCCGCCGCCCGAGACGAGGCCCAGGAGCGCGCGGTCACGGCGCAGGAGGAGTACGAGCAGCTCAAGGCCGAGGTCGACGGACTGGACGCGGGCGACGAGGAACTGAGCGCCCGGCACGACGAGGCCAGGCACGCCCTCGCCGAGGCCGAGGCCGCGCTGACGGCGGCCCGCGAGGCGGCCACCACGGCGGAACGCCGGCGCGCCGCGACCCGGGCGCGCCACGAGGCACTCGCCCTGGGCCTGCGCCGCAAGGACGGTACGGGGGCGCTGCTCGGCGCGAAGGACCGGCTCACCGGCCTGCTCGGCCCCGCCGCCGAACTCCTCTCGGTCGCCCCCGGCTACGAGGTCCCCCTGGCCGCCGCCTTCGGCACCGCCGCGGACGCCATCGCCGTGACCACCCCGGCCGCCGCGGCCGAGGCCATCCGCCTGCTCCGCAAGCAGGACGCGGGGCGGGCGGCGCTGCTGCTGGCGGGCACCGCCGACGTACCTCTCGAAGAGCGTCACGACGGGCCGCCGTACGCCGCCGACCTCGTCCGTGGACCCGAGGAACTGATGCCTGCCGTACGGCGGTTGCTGCGGGGGATTGTCGTCGTCGGCACCCTGGAGGACGCCGAGGACCTGGTGTACGCCCGGCCCGAGGTGACCGCTGTCACCGCTGAAGGGGATCTGCTCGGGGCGCACTTCGCGCACGGTGGGTCGGCCGGGGCGCCGAGTCTGCTGGAGGTGCAGGCGTCCGTCGACGAGGCCGCGGCCGAGCTGGAGGAGCTGGCCGTGCGGTGCGAGGAGCTCGCCGGGGCGCAGCACCGGGCGGCCGAGCGGCGCGGGGAGTGTGCCGGGCTCGTGGAGGAGCTGGGCGAGCGGCGCCGGGCCGCCGAGCGGGAGAAGTCGTCCGTGGCGCAGCAGCTGGGGCGGCTGGCCGGGCAGGCCCGCGGCGCCGCGGGGGAGGCCGAGCGGAGCACCGCGGCCGCGGTGCGGGCGCAGGACGCGCTCGACCGGGCCCTGGAGGAGGCGGAAGAGCTGGCCGAACGGCTCGCCGTCGCCGAGGAGATGCCGGTGGAGGAGGAGCCCGACACCGGTGTACGGGACCGACTCGCGGCGGACGGTGCCAACGCGCGGCAGACCGAGATGGAGGCACGCCTCCAGGTGCGCACGCACGAGGAGCGGGTCAAGGGGCTCGCCGGGCGGGCCGACTCGCTGGACCGGGCCGCGCGCGCGGAACGGGAGGCACGCGCGCGTGCGGAGCAGCGCCGCGCCCGGCTGCGCCACGAGGCCGCCGTCGCCGAGGCCGTCGCCTCCGGCGCCCGACAGCTCCTTGCGCACGTCGAGGTCTCCCTCGCGCGCGCCGAGGAGGAGCGCACCGCCGCGGACGCCGCCAAGGCCCGGCGCGAGCAGGAGCTGGGCCAGGCGCGTGCCCGGGGCCGCGACCTGAAGGCGGAGCTCGACAAACTGACGGATTCGGTTCACCGCGGTGAGGTACTCGGCGCCGAGAAGCGGCTGCGGATCGAGCAGCTGGAGTCGAAGGCGCTGGAGGAACTCGGTGTGGAACCGGCGGGGCTTGTCGCGGACTACGGTCCCGACCAGCTCGTGCCGCCCTCGCTCCCCGCCGAGGGCGAGGAGCTGCCCGAGGATCCGGAGCATCCGCGCAACCAGCCCCGGCAGTTCCACCGCGCCGAGCAGGAGAAGCGGCTCAAGTCAGCCGAACGGGCGTACCAGCAGCTGGGAAAGGTCAACCCGCTCGCCCTGGAGGAGTTCGCCGCGCTGGAGGAACGGCACAAGTTCCTCAGCGAGCAGCTGGAGGACCTGAAGAAGACGCGTGCCGACCTGCTTCAGGTGGTGAAGGAGGTCGACGAGCGTGTCGAACAGGTCTTCACCGAGGCGTACCGGGACACGGCGGTGCAGTTCGAGGGCGTCTTCAGCCGGCTGTTCCCCGGCGGCGAGGGACGGCTGATCCTGACCGATCCCGACAACATGCTCACCACGGGCGTGGACGTCGAGGCGCGGCCCCCGGGCAAGAAGGTCAAGCGGCTCAGTCTGCTCTCCGGCGGTGAGCGGTCGCTGACCGCCGTGGCGTTGCTCGTGTCGATCTTCAAGGCCCGGCCCAGCCCGTTCTATGTGATGGACGAGGTCGAGGCGGCGCTCGACGACACCAACCTGCAGCGGCTGATCCGCATCATGCAGGAGCTGCAGGAGGCCTCGCAGCTGATCGTCATCACGCACCAGAAGCGGACGATGGAGGTCGCCGACGCGCTGTACGGCGTCTCCATGCAGGGCGACGGTGTGTCGAAGGTCATCAGCCAGCGTCTGCGCTAG
- a CDS encoding acylphosphatase, which yields MNEDARLVAWVRGRVQGVGFRWYTRARALEIGRLSGFALNLDDGRVQVVAEGPRDGCQALLDWLQGDDTPGRVDGVTEIWDTPRGHYDSFAIR from the coding sequence ATGAACGAGGATGCACGGCTCGTGGCGTGGGTGCGCGGACGGGTCCAAGGCGTGGGTTTCCGCTGGTACACACGGGCCAGGGCGCTGGAGATCGGCAGGCTGAGTGGCTTTGCTCTCAATTTGGACGACGGACGGGTCCAAGTGGTCGCCGAGGGCCCACGGGACGGATGTCAGGCTCTGCTCGACTGGCTCCAGGGCGACGACACACCCGGGCGTGTGGACGGAGTGACTGAGATCTGGGACACGCCCCGCGGCCACTACGACAGCTTCGCGATCCGCTGA
- a CDS encoding cell division initiation protein, producing MDVQKKLDEIVSSVSGARSMPMSASCVVNRAELLSMLEEVRQALPGSLAQAQELIGDQEHMVEQARQEAQRIIETAHAERGSLISDTEVARRSQNEAERILAEARQEAEQVRAEADDYVDSKLANFEVVLTKTLGSVGRGREKLLGTGPGTDEQGYEDEDAPERSHDPETLRRNADEYVDVKLGAFEAVLAKTLEAVGRGRQTLHGRIASDDLSDLGDDGTSGAHTSDADYLAGLADLSDAPAPAEQPQDPYGYQQQAAPQPVDAYGYQQQYAQQDPYGYQQADPYAAYPQQGYDQQQAAYDQNAVNHGQQAYAQPEPQQQTHALDETSLFDTGMISAEQLRAYEQGRGGH from the coding sequence GTGGACGTGCAGAAGAAGCTCGATGAGATCGTCTCGTCGGTGTCCGGCGCCCGGTCGATGCCCATGTCGGCCTCGTGCGTGGTCAACCGCGCCGAGCTGCTCTCGATGCTCGAAGAAGTGCGCCAGGCACTGCCCGGCTCCCTCGCCCAGGCCCAGGAGCTCATCGGCGACCAGGAGCACATGGTCGAGCAGGCCCGCCAGGAGGCCCAGCGGATCATCGAGACCGCGCACGCCGAGCGCGGCTCCCTGATCTCCGACACCGAGGTCGCCCGCCGCTCCCAGAACGAGGCCGAGCGCATCCTCGCCGAGGCCCGCCAGGAGGCCGAGCAGGTCCGCGCGGAGGCCGACGACTACGTCGACTCCAAGCTCGCCAACTTCGAGGTCGTCCTCACCAAGACCCTCGGCTCCGTCGGCCGCGGCCGCGAGAAGCTCCTCGGCACCGGCCCCGGCACCGACGAGCAGGGCTACGAGGACGAGGACGCCCCCGAGCGCAGCCACGACCCCGAGACGCTGCGCCGCAACGCCGACGAATACGTCGACGTGAAGCTCGGCGCCTTCGAGGCCGTCCTCGCCAAGACCCTGGAGGCGGTCGGCCGCGGCCGCCAGACGCTGCACGGCCGGATCGCCAGCGACGACCTGAGCGACCTGGGCGACGACGGGACGTCCGGCGCGCACACCAGCGACGCCGACTACCTGGCCGGCCTCGCGGACCTCTCGGACGCCCCCGCCCCCGCGGAACAGCCGCAGGACCCGTACGGCTACCAGCAGCAGGCCGCCCCCCAGCCGGTGGACGCCTACGGCTACCAGCAGCAGTACGCCCAGCAGGACCCGTACGGCTACCAGCAGGCCGATCCGTACGCCGCGTACCCGCAGCAGGGCTACGACCAGCAGCAGGCGGCGTACGACCAGAACGCCGTCAACCACGGGCAGCAGGCCTACGCCCAGCCCGAGCCGCAGCAGCAGACGCACGCCCTGGACGAGACCAGCCTCTTCGACACGGGCATGATCAGCGCGGAGCAGCTGCGGGCCTACGAACAGGGGCGCGGCGGCCACTGA
- the mutM gene encoding bifunctional DNA-formamidopyrimidine glycosylase/DNA-(apurinic or apyrimidinic site) lyase, whose product MPELPEVEVVRRGLERWVSGRAVKTVEVRHPRAVRRHLAGPEGFAKALAGHRVGEARRRGKYLWLPLDDSPFSVLAHLGMSGQLLVQPEDAPDEKHLRVRIRFEDALGTELRFVDQRTFGGLSLHENTPDGLPDVIAHIARDPLDPLFDDTAFHKALRARRTTIKRALLDQSLISGVGNIYADEALWRSKLHYERPADTFTRPRTTELLGHIRDVMNDALAAGGTSFDSLYVNVNGESGYFDRSLDAYGREGEPCRRCGTPMRRRAWMNRSSYFCPRCQRAPRASS is encoded by the coding sequence GTGCCCGAGTTGCCCGAGGTCGAAGTCGTCCGGCGCGGCCTGGAACGCTGGGTCAGCGGGCGGGCGGTGAAGACCGTCGAGGTACGGCATCCGCGGGCCGTCCGGCGGCATCTGGCGGGGCCCGAGGGCTTCGCGAAGGCGCTCGCGGGGCATCGCGTGGGCGAGGCCAGGCGCCGCGGCAAGTACCTGTGGCTGCCGCTCGACGACTCGCCGTTCTCCGTGCTCGCGCACCTCGGTATGAGCGGTCAGCTCCTGGTGCAGCCCGAGGACGCCCCGGACGAGAAGCACCTGCGCGTCCGCATCCGGTTCGAGGACGCTCTCGGCACCGAGCTGCGCTTCGTCGACCAGCGCACCTTCGGCGGGCTCTCCCTGCACGAGAACACCCCCGACGGTCTCCCGGACGTCATCGCACACATCGCGCGCGACCCGCTGGATCCCCTGTTCGACGACACCGCGTTCCACAAGGCCCTGCGCGCCCGGCGCACGACCATCAAGCGCGCACTGCTCGACCAGTCACTGATCAGTGGAGTCGGCAACATCTACGCCGACGAGGCGCTCTGGCGCTCCAAGCTGCACTACGAGCGCCCCGCGGACACCTTCACCCGGCCGCGCACCACCGAGCTGCTCGGCCACATCCGCGACGTCATGAACGACGCGCTCGCGGCCGGCGGCACCAGCTTCGACAGCCTGTACGTCAACGTCAACGGCGAGTCGGGCTACTTCGACCGGTCGCTCGACGCGTACGGGCGCGAGGGCGAGCCCTGCCGCCGGTGCGGGACGCCGATGCGCCGGCGCGCGTGGATGAACCGGTCCAGCTACTTCTGCCCGCGCTGTCAGCGGGCGCCGCGCGCCTCGTCGTAG
- a CDS encoding CAP domain-containing protein → MGRHRRAAAGRAATGRATGVTDTHTDLTESYGPENLYGYAMASTTPAGSRTHRRRKKAVTPVRTGLLGVSAAVALGTVAVATGVLPGSDNYALGGGSGNSDKVQAAGSPSSVQTQLGGTSGSADDRDDDQSTSRDADRASSPSSSPSPSASASTTAPAKKTPSKEPAAKPSKTKTPSKPGKTATKAPKTTAPVTVSAEAAASAEVLKLVNVERSKVGCSPVSANSALSDLASAFSEDMAARGFFDHTDPSGASPWDRAAKAGITSLGGENIARGQADAAAVMDAWMNSPGHRANILNCDFKTLGVGVHMGSGGPWWTQDFGY, encoded by the coding sequence ATGGGACGCCACCGACGCGCTGCCGCCGGCCGCGCCGCCACAGGCCGCGCCACCGGGGTCACGGATACACACACGGACCTCACGGAGAGCTACGGCCCCGAGAACCTCTACGGCTACGCCATGGCCAGTACTACCCCGGCCGGCAGCCGTACACACCGCCGGAGGAAGAAAGCCGTGACGCCGGTGCGCACCGGCCTGCTCGGCGTCTCGGCCGCAGTGGCCCTGGGCACCGTCGCCGTGGCGACCGGCGTGCTCCCGGGCAGCGACAACTACGCCCTCGGGGGTGGCAGCGGCAACTCCGACAAGGTGCAGGCCGCGGGCTCCCCGTCGAGCGTGCAGACGCAGCTGGGCGGTACGTCGGGCAGCGCGGACGACCGCGACGACGACCAGTCGACGAGCCGGGACGCCGACCGCGCCTCCTCGCCGTCTTCCTCGCCCTCCCCATCGGCGTCGGCGTCGACCACCGCTCCCGCGAAGAAGACGCCCTCGAAGGAGCCCGCCGCCAAGCCGAGCAAGACCAAGACCCCTTCGAAGCCGGGCAAGACGGCCACGAAGGCTCCGAAGACCACCGCCCCGGTGACGGTGTCCGCCGAGGCCGCGGCCTCGGCCGAGGTGCTCAAGCTGGTCAACGTGGAGCGGTCCAAGGTCGGCTGCAGCCCGGTGTCGGCGAACAGCGCGCTGTCGGATCTGGCCTCGGCCTTCAGCGAGGACATGGCCGCGCGCGGCTTCTTCGACCACACCGACCCGAGCGGCGCGAGCCCCTGGGACCGGGCGGCGAAGGCCGGCATCACCAGCCTGGGCGGCGAGAACATCGCCCGCGGCCAGGCCGACGCGGCCGCCGTGATGGACGCCTGGATGAACAGCCCCGGCCACCGCGCCAACATCCTGAACTGCGACTTCAAGACTCTCGGCGTGGGCGTCCACATGGGCTCCGGCGGCCCTTGGTGGACGCAGGACTTCGGCTACTGA
- a CDS encoding flavodoxin family protein yields MTTPVVSIAYHSGYGHTAVLAEAVRSGAADAGAEVHLINVAEITEEQWAALDASDAIVFGSPTYMGTASGAFHVFAEASSKRWFGLDWKDKLAAGFTNSGSKSGDKLHTLQFFQILAAQHGMHWVNLGLHPGWNTSEASEHDLNRLGVFAGAAAQTNNDEGPDAVHKADVATAEHLGRRVTETARTFARGRAAA; encoded by the coding sequence GTGACCACGCCCGTCGTCTCCATCGCCTATCACTCCGGCTACGGCCACACGGCCGTCCTCGCCGAGGCGGTCCGCTCGGGTGCCGCCGACGCCGGCGCCGAGGTGCACCTCATCAACGTCGCCGAGATCACCGAGGAGCAGTGGGCGGCCCTCGACGCCTCGGACGCGATCGTCTTCGGCTCGCCGACCTACATGGGCACCGCGTCCGGCGCCTTCCACGTCTTCGCGGAGGCGTCCTCGAAGCGCTGGTTCGGGCTGGACTGGAAGGACAAGCTGGCCGCCGGGTTCACCAACTCCGGCTCCAAGAGCGGTGACAAGCTGCACACCCTGCAGTTCTTCCAGATCCTCGCCGCACAGCACGGCATGCACTGGGTCAACCTCGGCCTGCACCCGGGCTGGAACACCAGCGAGGCCTCCGAGCACGACCTCAACCGTCTCGGCGTCTTCGCGGGCGCGGCCGCCCAGACCAACAACGACGAGGGCCCCGACGCCGTCCACAAGGCCGACGTGGCCACCGCCGAACACCTCGGACGCCGTGTCACGGAGACGGCACGCACCTTCGCCCGGGGCCGCGCGGCCGCGTAA